The Alternaria dauci strain A2016 chromosome 1, whole genome shotgun sequence genome window below encodes:
- a CDS encoding 40S ribosomal protein uS11, which produces MPPKQKVARAPQENIQLGPQVREGELVFGVARIFASFNDTFVHITDLSGRETISRVTGGMKVKADRDESSPYAAMLAAQDVAARCKELGITALHVKIRATGGNGTKTPGPGAQSALRALARAGMRIGRIEDVTPTPSDSTRRKGGRRGRRL; this is translated from the exons ATGCCTCCCAAGCAGAAGGTCGCCCGCGCTCCCCAGGAGAACATCCAACTCGGACCCCAGGTCCGCGAG GGTGAGCTTGTCTTCGGTGTTGCCCGCATCTTTGCCTCGTTCAACGACACATTCGTCCACATCACCGATCTTTCTGGCCGCGAAACCATCTCCCGTGTCACCGGT GGCATGAAGGTCAAGGCCGACCGTGACGAGAGCTCTCCCTACGCCGCCATGTTGGCAGCCCAGGATGTTGCTGCCCGCTGCAAGG AACTCGGCATCACCGCTCTCCACGTCAAGATCCGTGCCACCGGTGGTAACGGCACCAAGACCCCCGGTCCCGGTGCCCAGTCCGCTCTCCGCGCTCTTGCCCGCGCCGGCATGCGCATTGGACGTATCGAGGACGTTACCCCTACTCCCTCCGACTCGACCAGAAGGAAGGGTGGTCGCCGTGGTCGTCGTCTCTGA